A window from Primulina eburnea isolate SZY01 chromosome 2, ASM2296580v1, whole genome shotgun sequence encodes these proteins:
- the LOC140823251 gene encoding ETHYLENE INSENSITIVE 3-like 3 protein → MAVVEDLGIDISSDIEVDGIRGDDVIEEDVSDEEIEAEELETRMWKDRVKLKRIRERKILTAQQAAKKQKAKSTMNQACRKKMARAQDGILKYMLKLMEVCNARGFVYGIIPESGKPVSGASDNIRAWWKEKVKFDKNGPAAIAKYEIESHHVADGGKDDKGILSGVLQDLQDSTLGSLLSSLMQHCDPPQRKYPLEKGVPPPWWPSGNEEWWMRLGLPKGQTPSYRKPHDLKKIWKVGVLTGVIKHMSPEIGKIRRLISRSKLLQDKMTAKESLIWLSVLSREETLLKYENGSSCISEAPSESLGRKKKPCIESDNDYDADDCMASVSSKVNWWNKSANVPSETPVYLTSQYVNNEEKVEKSRKRKCPNVSAARAVTSVIPDNASLHYSEAQSTNGSQSILEPEDSCKNTHSAVSHHKFQAQGPVNSVCQPEPQGSIIPQGPQNSEPQHGMLSLSHDPSVAIELQNQQPAAAFTEIQSRTEDLGFHLPVSPRNGNDISGGEFPDDVKGKFFNESGRPDSELFPSSLTLSPGGYNPFDSTSSFDNGEYDLMFDDILKYFAS, encoded by the exons ATGGCTGTGGTGGAAGATTTGGGAATTGATATCAG CTCGGATATTGAAGTTGATGGTATTAGAGGTGATGATGTTATAGAGGAGGATGTTAGTGACGAGGAGATTGAGGCGGAAGAACTCGAGACACGAATGTGGAAGGATCGtgtgaaactcaaaaggatcaGGGAAAGGAAGATACTCACTGCACAGCAAGCTGCAAAGAAGCAGAAGGCGAAGTCGACGATGAATCAAGCCTGTAGAAAGAAGATGGCGCGAGCACAGGATGGGATTTTGAAGTACATGTTGAAGCTTATGGAAGTCTGCAATGCTCGTGGATTTGTGTATGGTATCATCCCCGAGAGTGGTAAACCAGTAAGTGGTGCATCAGATAATATACGAGCTTGGTGGAAAGAAAAGGTTAAGTTCGACAAAAATGGCCCTGCGGCAATTGCTAAGTATGAAATTGAATCCCATCATGTGGCTGATGGAGGTAAAGATGATAAGGGGATCTTGTCAGGTGTTCTTCAAGACTTGCAGGATTCAACATTGGGATCTCTCCTATCTTCCTTGATGCAACATTGTGATCCACCACAGCGGAAGTATCCATTGGAGAAGGGTGTTCCGCCGCCTTGGTGGCCATCAGGGAACGAGGAATGGTGGATGAGATTGGGATTGCCCAAGGGTCAAACTCCTTCGTATAGGAAGCCACATGATCTGAAAAAGATTTGGAAAGTTGGGGTATTGACTGGTGTTATAAAGCACATGTCTCCTGAAATTGGAAAGATCAGGAGGCTGATCAGTCGGTCGAAGTTATTACAGGATAAGATGACTGCAAAAGAGAGCTTGATATGGTTATCTGTTTTGAGCCGAGAGGAAACCTTGCTTAAGTATGAAAATGGTTCTTCTTGTATTAGTGAGGCACCTTCAGAAAGTCTTGGACGTAAGAAGAAACCTTGTATTGAAAGCGATAATGATTATGATGCTGATGACTGTATGGCTTCTGTTTCATCTAAAGTCAATTGGTGGAATAAATCTGCAAATGTACCTAGCGAGACTCCTGTTTATTTGACTTCTCAATATGTCAACAATGAAGAGAAAGTAGAAAAATCCCGTAAAAGAAAATGCCCAAATGTAAGCGCTGCTAGAGCAGTTACGAGTGTGATCCCAGATAATGCTTCTTTGCATTATTCAGAGGCTCAAAGTACGAATGGTTCTCAATCAATTCTTGAGCCTGAAGATTCTTGCAAGAACACACATAGTGCTGTATCGCACCACAAATTTCAAGCCCAGGGACCAGTGAATTCTGTATGCCAGCCAGAACCTCAAGGTTCTATTATACCTCAGGGACCTCAAAATTCTGAACCGCAACATGGAATGCTATCTCTTTCACATGATCCATCAGTTGCTATTGAACTTCAAAATCAGCAGCCTGCGGCAGCTTTTACTGAGATACAATCAAGAACAGAGGATTTAGGATTCCATTTACCAGTGTCACCTAGAAATGGGAATGATATCTCTGGAGGAGAGTTCCCTGATGATGTGAAAGGCAAATTCTTTAATGAATCTGGCCGTCCAGACAGTGAACTGTTTCCATCTTCTCTCACGCTGTCACCCGGAGGATACAATCCATTTGATAGCACAAGTTCATTTGATAACGGTGAATACGATTTAATGTTTGATGATATTCTGAAATACTTTGCTtcataa
- the LOC140823250 gene encoding IRK-interacting protein-like, with protein MAASYRERSENGNGKEVSRQDIQAAIAKAVELRALHSALMQGTSPKDVRFLSASPVSRHAPQFSARDYPVFTPSYEDEPLPGYQKILLDNRNYAGSWGEQALSGGNADETEASDYRTMNASFIKGLPFALMNLEGHLCPSEDQNSMAGYTKSRKSSLGDLKSLTSCNNCRPASISSEPVGISKNDKKSKTNVPSPDLRSSVHSQPGNKGMKFSWWFPKLKKKNRNDSAPIQPQPTEVSQVLSDLGTVSIEALKKEVAEANKSRDSALVEVSDMRASLGELSQKLEYLETFCEELRKALTQAVEVNNSRSDETIKKLSKRGSFDGSAENLMPVSEEAMVEGFLQIISEARLSVKQFCKILIGRIQDSDHTLMDNLNSILHPYNLSLNSKHSKAVLYHLEAVINQFLYQDFENCVFQRNGTPKFLDPQEDRRDKFQSFVALRNLRWNEVLRKGTKYYSEEFSKFCDQKMSGIVASLGWTRPWPEQLLQAFFVAAKCIWLVHLLAFSFDPPLSILRVDENCPFEARYEEDVFADRQNIQGLNRVQIMVTPGFYVHDRVVRCKVLCRYKSIA; from the exons ATGGCTGCAAGTTATCGAGAACGGAGCGAAAATGGCAACGGGAAGGAGGTCAGCAGGCAAGATATTCAAGCAGCTATTGCTAAAGCTGTGGAGCTCAGGGCGCTTCACTCCGCTTTAATGCAGGGAACTAGTCCTAAAGACGTGAGATTCCTTTCTGCATCCCCTGTTTCTCGCCATGCTCCACAGTTCTCTGCGAGAGATTACCCTGTTTTTACCCCT AGTTATGAAGATGAACCTTTACCAGGGTATCAGAAAATTCTGCTGGATAATCGAAATTACGCAGGGAGTTGGGGAGAACAAGCTTTAAGTGGTGGAAATGCAGATGAAACAGAAGCATCAGATTACCGCACGATGAATGCATCTTTTATAAAAGGGTTGCCTTTCGCATTAATGAATTTGGAGGGACACCTATGCCCTTCAGAAGATCAAAATTCCATGGCAGGTTACACTAAGTCTAGGAAAAGCAGCTTAGGGGACTTAAAATCACTCACATCTTGCAACAATTGCCGGCCTGCATCCATAAGTAGTGAACCCGTTGGCATATCCAAGAATGATAAGAAGTCTAAAACTAATGTTCCGTCACCTGATTTGCGCTCTTCTGTTCATTCGCAACCAGGAAATAAAGGGATGAAGTTTTCATGGTGGTTCCCTAAGCTAAAGAAGAAGAATAGAAATGATAGTGCGCCTATTCAGCCACAACCCACTGAAGTTTCCCAAGTTCTTAGTGACTTGGGGACGGTATCAATCGAGGCGCTGAAGAAAGAGGTAGCAGAAGCTAATAAAAGTAGAGACTCCGCATTGGTTGAAGTTTCTGATATGAGGGCATCATTAGGGGAACTAAGTCAGAAGTTAGAGTATTTAGAGACTTTTTGTGAGGAACTTAGAAAGGCCTTAACACAAGCTGTGGAAGTAAATAATTCTCGATCAGATGAAACCATTAAGAAGCTTTCGAAACGAGGATCTTTTGATGGGAGTGCAGAAAACTTGATGCCGGTGAGTGAGGAAGCAATGGTGGAAGGATTCTTGCAGATTATATCAGAAGCAAGATTATCTGTTAAGCAATTCTGCAAAATTCTGATAGGGCGGATTCAAGATAGTGATCACACTCTAATGGATAATCTGAACTCGATTCTTCATCCTTACAATCTGTCTCTAAATTCAAAACACTCCAAAGCTGTGCTATACCATTTAGAAGCTGTCATAAACCAATTCCTTTACCAAGATTTCGAGAACTGTGTATTTCAAAGAAATGGTACTCCAAAGTTCTTGGATCCCCAAGAAGACCGGCGAGATAAGTTCCAATCCTTTGTTGCACTGAGAAATCTACGATGGAATGAAGTTTTGAGAAAAGGGACCAAATATTACAGTGAAGAATTCAGtaaattttgtgatcagaaAATGAGTGGCATAGTTGCCAGTTTAGGTTGGACCAGGCCATGGCCTGAGCAGCTTCTGCAAGCATTTTTTGTTGCCGCAAAGTGCATATGGTTGGTTCATTTGCTCGCCTTCTCATTTGATCCGCCTTTGAGTATATTGAGAGTTGATGAAAACTGCCCTTTTGAGGCTCGCTACGAGGAAGATGTTTTTGCGGATAGGCAGAACATTCAGGGTCTTAACCGAGTCCAAATCATGGTAACACCTGGTTTTTATGTGCATGATAGAGTTGTCAGGTGTAAAGTTCTTTGCAGATATAAATCCATTGCTTGA